In a single window of the Enoplosus armatus isolate fEnoArm2 chromosome 15, fEnoArm2.hap1, whole genome shotgun sequence genome:
- the shprh gene encoding E3 ubiquitin-protein ligase SHPRH, whose amino-acid sequence MSSRRKRAPPVRVDEEDKKRLNWNMLEDRKNEVNQEDDQTPTCSILHVDSAPSSSFLSTTEDMSEAACTRSVRFTEELPGTSSDSTSASLALVVEPALKLSHVWKALIGEFSVRPAWIPSDCEQRDFVLHRTGDQLCLSYSSCDESSGQQWRPDEDTCTAECSFSVISLEDLDWMQKRRVVQLCHQEKEESVKVGIYLLETGLGKPEFLSEGNARLKKANQLMQKLMEYFYDFIIPELVDNEEEECDTDLERQNVEELYDYVRHLHQRESQEVTYDVQHKALIPVLRPYQSQAVNWMLRREKSRSTPPKEQTLHFLWRELITLCGKKLFYNPFTGCLIREFPLAGVEWPGGILADEMGLGKTVEVLALILFHTRQNLEQEALTLPVGKSVNYFVPPRPPEREKVILCKSEVQPKMKISYPTVRVMLLTAIKEMRSGKGASVNAIFTYIRATYGYDLLKNRNHIRKTLAKLIDEGLVDRVKGRGLAGSFKLGKNYKEKKKALAGAPKSNSKSTEHTPRKMFQRRAKEKAEAALQSSLAEDQRDLCSPTSDCLVPEETETKKEWDESPNEKADHSDDMLDTSTTASQMSQDKSESDTQDMPRMDDLREERGEAPQLDSHEETETPTRASVVPFNTPDYRFECICGELGIIDYKARVQCMNCQLWQHADCVNYKEESLETTPFYCPHCLVAMKPVSTGATLIISPSSICHQWVEEINRHIRSSSLRVLVYQGVKKHGFIQPHMLAEQDVVITTYDVLRSELNYVDIPHSNSKDGRRFRNQKRYMAIPSPLVAVEWWRICLDEAQMVECPTAKAAEMALRLASVNRWCVSGTPVQRGLEDLYGLVLFLGVDPYWVKHWWVQLLYRPYRRGNTEPLYYVIAQLLWRSAKKDVIDQIQIPPQTEEVHWLHFSPVEGHFYHRQHEVCSQDALVKLRKITDWSLKLGSLDRRTVNTILCPLLRLRQACCHPQAVRGEFLPLQKSTMTMEELLKSLQKKCRVECEEAHRQLVCALNGLAGIHIIRDEFGEAAEMYREVLRSSEEHKGRLKTDSLQRLHATHNLMELLSAKHPGIPPTLRDDRLSEEAEHLRQHYMTKYDSEVADAYQGLQPVLQNIKELKRKVKLNSPWWLDVIQRAIRCSNDDDLVSRVKNELTSSYKQQANKLSMADKFRDACGLQFILTKQMQDLMKSQKTVQDAVKSLEGPASKKVIDEVTICHLRPMRLPLNNCVFCKADELFTDYESKLFSHTVKGQTAIFEEMIEDEEGLVDDRLPTTSRGLWAASETERTLKAILSFAKVKRMDPEMVEEGNTFMELFENWKKEYKVLHEYWMVLRNHVSAIDELGMATERLRVRLPDEPKPKLLHIIEPHEVEQNRVKLLNDQAVAKSQLQKKLGQFLYLTNLEKSQDKSTGGLNPEPCPICARPLGQEWAVLTCGHCFCNECIAIIVEQYSVGSRRRAIKCAICRQTTSHAEISYVFTTQSSSQDQDIPVKGSHSTKVEAVVRTLKKIQVTDPGAKCLVFSTWLSVLDIIAKALFDNNMEFSQINGIHKFQENLSSFKYEEKINILLLPLHTGSNGLNIIEATHVLLVEPILNPAHELQAIGRVHRIGQTKPTFVHRFLIKSTIEERMQAMLKTAEKSHTSTAMKHSEAAVLTVADLADLFTEDTEHLE is encoded by the exons ATGAGTAGCCGAAGAAAAAGGGCCCCTCCTGTGAGGGTGGACGAAGAAGACAAGAAGAGGTTGAACTGGAACATGTTGGAGGACCGCAAGAACGAGGTGAACCAGGAAGATGACCAGACACCAACCTGCTCCATTCTTCATGTCGACTCTGCTCCCAGCAGCTCCTTTCTGTCGACCACCGAGGACATGTCGGAGGCTGCCTGTACCAGATCTGTCCGGTTTACAGAGGAACTCCCCGGTACGTCATCAGACAGCACCTCAGCGTCCCTGGCCCTCGTCGTGGAGCCGGCTTTGAAGCTGAGCCACGTCTGGAAGGCGCTCATTGGGGAGTTCAGCGTGCGGCCGGCTTGGATCCCATCTGACTGTGAACAGAGAGATTTTGTGCTGCACAGGACAGGTGACCAGCTCTGCCTCAGTTACAGCAGCTGTGACGAGAGCTCAGGGCAGCAGTGGAGGCCTGATGAGGACACGTGCACAGCGGAGTGCAGCTTCAGTGTGATCTCACTGGAGGACCTCGACTGGATGCAGAAGAGGAGGGTGGTGCAGCTCTGCCATCAGGAAAAAGAGGAGTCAGTCAAG GTGGGGATCTACTTGCTGGAAACTGGTCTTGGGAAGCCCGAGTTCCTTAGCGAGGGAAACGCTCGCCTGAAGAAAGCAAATCAACTAATGCAGAAgttaatggagtatttctacgATTTCATTATCCCCG AACTTGTAgataatgaggaggaggaatgtgACACCGACCTGGAGAGGCAAAATGTGGAAGAGCTCTACGATTACGTCAGGCATCTGCACCAGAGGGAGAGCCAGGAGGTGACCTATGACGTCCAGCACAAAGCTCTTATTCCTGTTCTCAGACCCTATCAGAGCCAGGCCGTCAACTGGatgctgaggagagagaaatccAGGAGCACTCCACCTAAAG AACAAACACTGCATTTCCTCTGGCGGGAGTTGATCACTTTGTGCGGCAAGAAGTTGTTCTACAACCCTTTTACCGGCTG cTTAATCCGAGAATTTCCCCTGGCGGGTGTGGAGTGGCCGGGTGGGATCTTGGCTGATGAAATGGGGCTGGGAAAGACGGTGGAAGTTCTGGCTCTTATCCTGTTTCACACCCGACAGAACCTGGAGCAGGAGGCCCTCACCCTGCCTGTG GGAAAATCCGTGAATTATTTCGTACCTCCTCGTCCCCcggaaagagagaaagttatCCTCTGCAAGTCTGAAGTTCAGCCTAAAATGAAGATATCCTACCCAA CTGTGCGGGTGATGCTCCTCACTGCAATCAAGGAGATGAGATCTGGCAAAGGAGCCTCGGTCAATGCTATCTTCACCTACATCCGCGCCACTTACGGTTATGACCTCTTAAAAAACCGCAACCATATCAGGAAGACCCTGGCGAAGCTGATAGACGAAGGCCTGGTTGACCGGGTCAAAGGTCGTGGCTTGGCGGGGTCATTTAAACTGGGGAAGAactacaaagaaaagaagaaggcaTTAGCAGGAGCACCCAAGTCT AATTCCAAAAGCACAGAGCACACGCCCAGAAAGATGTTTCAGAGACGAGCAAAAGAGAAGGCTGAAGCAGCTCTACAAAGCTCTCTTGCAGAAGATCAAAGAGATCTGTGCTCCCCGACATCTGACTGTCTAGTGccagaggaaacagaaacaaagaaggaaTGGGATGAAAGTCCGAACGAGAAAGCAGATCACTCGGACGACATGCTGGATACGTCCACGACGGCCTCGCAGATGTCTCAGGATAAAAGCGAGTCGGATACACAGGACATGCCCAGAATGGATGATCTACGCGAAGAAAGGGGAGAAGCTCCTCAGCTTGATTcacatgaagagacagaaacccCCACCAGAGCGTCTGTTGTCCCTTTCAACACCCCGGACTACCGCTTTGAGTGTATCTGTGGTGAACTGGGCATTATTGACTACAAGGCTCGCGTCCAGTGTATGAACTGCCAGCTGTGGCAGCATGCAGACTGCGTAAACTACAAAGAAGAGAGCCTTGAAACTACACCTTTCTACTGCCCTCACTGCCTTGTCGCCATGAAACCCGTCTCCACCGGTGCCACCCTCATCATCTCCCCGAGCTCCATCTGCCACCAGTGGGTGGAGGAGATCAACCGGCACATCAGGTCCTCCTCACTGCGAGTGCTG GTTTATCAGGGTGTGAAGAAGCATGGATTCATACAGCCACACATGCTCGCCGAGCAGGATGTGGTCATCACCACCTACGACGTGCTGCGATCAGAGCTCAACTACGTCGACATTCCCCACAGTAACAGCAAGGACGGACGACGCTTCCGCAACCAGAAGCGCTACATGGCCATACCCAGTCCCCTGGTGGCTGTGGAGTGGTGGCGCATCTGTCTGGATGAGGCCCAGATGGTTGAATGTCCCACTGCGAAG GCTGCAGAAATGGCTCTACGTCTTGCATCTGTCAACCGCTGGTGTGTCAGTGGCACTCCTGTCCAGAGAGGCTTAGAAG ATCTGTATGGCCTTGTACTTTTCCTGGGAGTTGATCCCTATTGGGTAAAACACTGGTGGGTACAGCTGCTTTATCGGCCTTATCGACGTGGAAACACAGAGCCGCTGTACTATGTGATCGCTCAGTTATTGTGGCGATCGGCTAAAAAAGACGTAATTGATCAG aTCCAGATTCCCCCTCAGACAGAGGAGGTGCACTGGCTGCACTTCTCCCCCGTCGAGGGTCACTTCTACCACCGTCAGCACGAGGTCTGCTCCCAGGACGCTCTGGTCAAACTCAGGAAGATCACTGACTGGAGCCTGAAGCTTGGCAGCCTCGACCGACGCACCGTCAACACCATCCTGTGCCCGCTGCTGAGGCTGCGCCAGGCCTGCTGCCATCCACAGGCTGTGAGGGGGGAGTTTCTGCCTCTGCAGAAAAG CACCATGACGATGGAGGAGCTCCTGAAGTCCCTGCAGAAGAAATGTCGAGTGGAGTGTGAAGAAGCTCACAGACAATTGGTGTGCGCACTCAATGGCCTGGCTGGAATCCACATCATCAGAG ATGAGTttggagaggcagcagagatgtATAGAGAAGTGCTTCGTTCATCGGAGGAGCACAAAGgcagactgaaaacagattCATTACAG AGGCTTCATGCTACCCACAATTTGATGGAACTGCTGAGCGCAAAGCATCCTGGGATACCTCCTACGCTGAGAGATGACCGACTAAGTGAGGAG GCGGAGCATCTGCGACAGCACTACATGACCAAATACGACTCTGAGGTGGCAGACGCCTATCAGGGTCTCCAGCCGGTGCTACAAAACATCAAGGAGCTGAAACGCAAA GTCAAGCTGAATTCTCCCTGGTGGCTGGATGTTATCCAGAGGGCGATCCGGTGCTCCAACGACGACGACCTGGTGTCCCGCGTCAAGAATGAGCTGACGTCCAGCTACAAACAACAAGCCAACAAGCTCTCCATGGCAGACAA GTTCCGTGATGCCTGTGGTCTGCAGTTCATACTCACAAAACAGATGCAAGATCTGATGAAATCCCAGAAGACTGTACAAGACGCGGTGAAGAGTCTCGAAGGCCCGGCTTCAAAGAAAGTGATTGACGAGGTCACCATTTGTCACCTCAGGCCTATGAGACTGCCACTCAATAA ttgtgttttttgcaAAGCAGATGAACTTTTCACAGATTATGAGTCCAAGCTGTTCTCTCACAC GGTGAAGGGTCAGACGGCCATCTTTGAAGAAATGATTGAAGATGAGGAGGGACTGGTGGACGACCGTCTCCCCACCACCAGCCGAGGTCTATGGGCAGCCAGTGAGACTGAGCGCACTCTGAAAGCCATCTTGTCTTTTGCCAAAGTGAAACGCATGGACCCGGAGATGGTGGAGGAGGGCAACACTTTTATGGAGCTGTTTGAGAACTGGAAGAAAGAGTACAAg GTGCTGCATGAGTACTGGATGGTGCTGAGGAATCACGTGTCGGCCATCGATGAGCTGGGTATGGCCACGGAGAGGCTACGTGTGCGTCTGCCTGATGAACCGAAGCCCAAACTGCTGCACATCATCGAGCCACATGAG GTGGAGCAGAACAGAGTCAAGCTTTTGAACGACCAGGCAGTGGCCAAGTCGCAGCTCCAAAAGAAGCTTGGCCAGTTTCTGTATCTCACCAATCTGGAGAAG TCCCAGGACAAGTCTACTGGAGGGTTGAACCCAGAGCCATGTCCCATCTGTGCCCGGCCCCTGGGACAGGAG TGGGCAGTGCTGACCTGCGGCCACTGCTTCTGTAATGAGTGCATTGCCATCATAGTGGAGCAGTACAGCGTGGGCTCAAGGCGGCGGGCCATCAAGTGTGCCATTTGTAGGCAGACCACGTCCCACGCGGAGATCTCCTATGTGTTCACCACACAGTCGTCCAGTCAGGACCAGGACATACCGGTCAAG GGAAGCCACTCGACCAAAGTGGAGGCGGTTGTGAGAACACTGAAGAAGATTCAAGTGACCGACCCCGGGGCCAAGTGTCTCGTCTTCTCCACG TGGCTGAGCGTCCTGGACATCATTGCTAAGGCCTTGTTTGACAACAACATGGAGTTCTCTCAAATCAATGGGATTCACAAATTCCAG GAGAATCTGAGCTCCTTCAAATACGAAGAAAAGAtcaacatcctcctccttcctctccacacGGGCTCCAACGGCCTGAACATCATCGAAGCGACTCACGTGTTGCTGGTGGAGCCGATCCTCAACCCTGCTCACGAGCTGCAGGCCATAGGCCGAGTGCACCGCATTGGCCAAACCAA GCCAACATTTGTTCACAGGTTCCTCATTAAATCGACTATTGAGGAGAGAATGCAGGCGATGCtgaagacagcagagaaaag TCACACCAGCACAGCCATGAAGCACTCTGAAGCTGCCGTACTGACAGTAGCTGACCTGGCTGATCTATTCACTGAAGACACTGAACATCTGGAGTGA